Below is a genomic region from Catenuloplanes atrovinosus.
CCGAGGTGCTGCGCCTGATCGCGCGCGGGCGGTCCAACACGGAGATCGCGGCCGATCTGGTGGTGGCGGAGCAGACCGTGAAGACGCACGTCAGCCGCATCCTGAGCAAGCTCGGGCTCCGTGACCGCGCCCAGGCGGTGGTGCTGGCCTACGAGACCGGGCTCATCTCCCCCGGCGAGTGATCGGCGTGCTGCCACTCCGGCGGTAGTGAACGGATCACGGCGGCGTCACGTACCCCCGGAGAGCCAGTCGAAAGGCGGCTCCGGGGAGTGATGTGAGGACGGCGGCCGAGACCGCACAGTGTCCTCCCCAGCGAGGAGAGGACCGCCATGACGGGACGCACGTTGATGACCGCCCTGGTCGCCGTGGTGCTGTGGGCGAACCTGCCCATGTCGCCGGTGCACCGGCCCGGCCAGGTCCGGCCGCGGCTGGCCGCCACGATCTCCGGGACGCTCGCCGGCTGCGCCACGCCGCACGAGTGCGCGCTGCGGATCGACCGGCTCTACGCGGCCAGTGCGGCATCGATGCGCGCGGCCGGGCAGCCGTACGCGTCCTGGGCCGGCCGGTCCTTCCTCGGCTTCGACCGGCGCGGCGACGGCCAGGCCGTGGAGGTCATCGGCGACCTCGCCACCGCCGAGCGGATCACCGTGGTGGTGCCCGGCGTCGCCACCACGCTCGGCACCTTCACCGACGGGCTCGGCCACGTCACCCGGCGCGCGCCCGCGACACAGGCCCGCGCCGTGTACGACGCCGCGCTGGCCCACGACCCGGGCGCGCGCGTCGCCGTGATCGCCTGGCTCGGCTACGACCCGCCGGACGGCATCGGCGTCTCGGCCGCGCGCGAGGAGGTCGCCCGCTCCGGCGCGCGCTCGCTCGGCGCGCTGCTCTCCGCGCTGAACCCGGACGTGCCGGTCACGCTGATCGGTCACAGCTACGGCGCTATCGTGGCGGGCTTGACCGTCCGGTCCGGCGCGCCGACCGTCACCGACGTGATCGCGCTGGGCGCGCCCGGCATCGGCGCGGAGCACGCCACCGATCTCCCGGGGGTACGGGTCTGGGCAGCCAGGGCGGACTCGGACTGGATCGGTCGGGTGCCGGCCGTGCGGCTGCTCGGTTTCGGTCACGGCACGCCGCCGGCCGCCCCGTCGTTCGGCGCGCTGCCACTGCCGGTGTCACCCGAGACCGAGCACGACGGCTATCTCACGGCCGAATCGCCCACGCTGCCGGCCGTGGCCGCGCTCGCGCTGCCCACCGTGGCCGCGCACTAACACGTCACGATCGGGTTGCGGTGACCGTTGTCCATGATCGGACAACGGTCACCCTGCGTACCCAGGGCGCATCGTGACGTATCCCGGACATCGACGGGTTTACCCTCCCCCGTTTGCGGGAACGAGGTTTTCTGAGCTGGTGTTATGCGCGCCGGCGTCCCCTTGCCGCCGATGCGACGTCCACACGCGACACGGCCCCGGAGTTCACCGGATGGTCAAACACGGTCGTGCGTGACGGGTGTAGGGTGGCCCTCGGTTCGGGTCCGGAAACGACTGCGGGAGGTGATTGCTATGCGAGATAGCGATCCCCCCAGTCATAGCCGGGCCACCCGTCAGTTCCGCTGACGCCGCTCCCGGCGTCTCCATCCAGCGACTGACCCGGTGACCGCTTCCTGAGACTGCACGCCCCACCCCTCCGAGGGCCCGGGGCCTCCGTCCGTGCGCGTGTCGCGCCGCACACGGACGCCGGGAGCGTGTGCGCGTTTCTCTCCCCTCGCCCACCCGCCATGGGCGCGGACCATCACCGGAGACACCACCATGAGCCGTTACGTAGCCCCGCTCGGCCTGATGCTCGCCACCGCCTGGGTCGTCACCCTTTTCGTCCTCGCCAGCGGCACCACCAGCTGATCCTCACGCCATGGGTGCGGCACCGATCGACGCTCTCGTCACGCGTACGACAACACCAGTCGGCACCCTCCGCACGCCCGCAACGACGCCCTCTTCCCGCGTGCGACGGCAATCGCTTGATCCTCTCGGCGCGCAGGCGACAGCAACCACGTGGTCCCTTCGCCGCGCGCGCGAAGCAACCACGTGGCCCCATCGCCGCGCGCGAAGCAACCACGTGGCCCCATCGCCGCGCGCGCGAAGCAACCACGTGGCCCCATCGCCGCGCGCGGCGAGGGGACCAGTTGGCCTACAGCCGCGCGTGCGGTCGGGATGCGCGGCTCCGACCGCCGGCACGATCCCGTCGTGGTTGCGTCGATCGGGGATACACGAGCGATATTGCCGACGCCGAAGCTTGGCTGGCCGCTCGGCCTCCGGCCGCTCGCAGGTCAGGACGACGACCGCCGTCGGTCGCACGGTCGTCTGTTTAGGGTTTCTTTCCGCTCGGGCTCGTCCCGCGCACATCGCCTAGTTCTTCCTAGGAGGCTAGCCTCATTCCGGTGGCGATCCGCCGGGCCAGCAGGCCACCAGAACCGCGGGTGACCAGACCGCCAGACCGCCAGACCACCAAGTCGCCATATAGGCGAACCGGCATACCGGCCAACAGATTTGCGGTGCAGGCGGCAGAGCGGCCGGCGCGCGGCAGGCGGCCGGCGCGCGGCAGGCGGCCGGCGCGCGGCAGGCGGCAGGCGGCCGGCGGGCACGGCCGGCGGGCACGGCCGGCGGGCACGGCCGGCGGGCACGGCCGGCGGGCACGGCCGGAAAGCTTCGAACCGCCAATCTGCGGGAGTCGCAGGAGCGGCAGGCGGGAAATGCCAAGGCGCCAGGCCGCCAGAGCTACAGACCGGCAGACATGAGGCCGCCCAGGAACGCCGCCACAGAATGCCGCCCGAGAATCAGGCCGGCAGACCGCCGGACCGCAAAAGGCCGATCGGCAGGCTGAAGGCGGGGCGGAACGAGAGCACGGTGCCTCCGGCGCCCGAGCGGCGTGGGGGCACCGTGGACGGGTGGCCGGGGAGGTTACGGGAGGCGGGAGGACCAGAGGAGGCTGCAGACGGCGGCGACCAGGCCGAGGAGGAGGGCGAAGCCGGCGTACCACTGGGTGACCTCGCGAGGTTCGATGCGGTAGCCGATGGAGCTGCCCATGTCCTCGTAGACCTGCTTCAGCTCGGTGACCGAGGCGGCCTCGTAGAAGTAGCCCTTCGTGGCCTCGGCGAGTTGGGCCAGTGAATACCGGTCGACCGGGACGGGCTGGAGGTCGCCGCCGATGTCGACGATGCCGCTGTCGGTGCCGAAGGCGATGGTGGAGACCGGGACGTTGGCGGCGACGGCGGCGGAGCCGGCCTCCTCGATGGAGCGGCCGGAGGTGCGGTAGCCGTCGGAGAGCAGCACGATTCTGGCGGGGGGTGCGCCGTCGGCGCCGTCGGCGGGGACGGAGCGGATGGCGTCGAGGGAGGTGAAGACGGCCTCGCCGGTGGCGGTGGCCTCGGCGAGCGTGAGGCCGTCGATCGCGGAGATCACCGAGGAGCGGTCCTTGGTGGGGGCGACCAGGACGTTCGCGGACTTGGCGAAGGAGACCAGGCCCACGTTGAACGACTCGGGCAGTTCGCCGACGAACTGCTTCGCGGCGACCTGCGCGGCCTCCAGGCGGTTCGGTGCCACGTCGTCGGCCTGCATGGAGAGGGAGACGTCCATGGCGAGGATGATGGTGGCCCGCTCCAGCGGCTTCTCCGTGTCGACCGACGGGCGGCCCATGCCGAGCGCGAGCGTGAGCAGCGCCAGCAGGAACGCGGTGGGGCCGATGTGCTTGCGCCAGCCGAGCCCCTTGGGCGCGAGCGTGCGCAGCAGCTCCACGTTGCTGAAGCGCACCGCGACCGTGCTCTTGCGCAGTTGCCGCCACACGTAGGCGCCCGCGGTCGCGAGCACGGGCAGGAGCAGCAGCAGCCAGTACGGTTCCAGGAATCGAATCATCGCGTCGTCCCTCGGGTCCGGGCGTGCCGCTGGGCGGCGACGAAGCGGACCATGTCGAGCAGCCAGTCGGAATCGGTGCGCAGCCGGAGGTGGGCCGCGCCGGCGCCGCGGAGCGCGGACGCGATGGCCGCGCGCTGGGCGGCGGCTCCCTCCGCGTACCGCCGGCGCAGTTTGGGGTCTGAGGTCTGGACCTCGTGCACGGCACCGCTCTCCGGGTCGACCACGGCGAGCACGCCGACGTCGGGCAGTTCGAGCTCGCGCGGATCGACGATCTCGATCGCCAGCACGTCGTGCCGCACCGCGAGCTTCTTCACCGGCCGGACCCAGGTGGACGGGTCGGACATGAAATCGGAGATGATCACCGCGACGCCACGGCGGCGGGGCGGCTTGTTGAGCAGGTCGACCAGTTCGCCGAGGGACGAGCGGCCGGGCGCGCTGGGCAGCGCGGCGACGCGCCGGAGCAGGCCCTGCGCCTCCTTGCGGCCGGGCCGCGCCGGGATGCGCTCGGTGCTGCCGCCGGTGCCGACGACGGCGCCGAGCCGGTTGCCGCCGCGGACCGTGAGGTGGCCGACCGCGGCGACGGCCGCGACCGCGAGGTCGCGCTTGAGCCAGCGCGCGGTGCCGAAGTCGAGGCTCGCGGAGAGGTCCAGCGCGATCCACGTCTCCAGCTCGCGGTCGGCGACCGTGCGGCGCACGTGCGCCACCGTGGTGCGCGCGGTGACCGGCCAGTCCATCCGGCGTACGTCGTCGCCGGGCGTGTACTCCCGGGACTCGCCGGCCTCGGTGCCGGGACCGGGCAGCAGGCCGGCGTAGTCGCCCTGCAGCAGGCCGTCGAGTTTCCGGGTGACCAGCAGCTGCAGTCGCGAGAGGACCGCTTCGGATCGCGTCGACTCGGCCGGCGCGAAGCCCCGGATCATCCGATCACCTGGCCCCCGGCCAGCCGGCCGGCGTGGTCGCGGGGCCCGGCGTGGCGCCCTGGCGCGGGGTGACCGTGGGCAGCGGCACGGTCGCCATGATCCGGGCGACCACGTGGTCGGCCGGCACGTCGTCGGCGAGCGCGTCGTAGCTGAGCACCAGCCGGTGGCGCAGGATGTCCGGCGCGATGTCCTGCATGTCCTGCGGCAGCGCGTAGTCACGGCCGCGCAGCAGCGCCAGCGCGCGGGTGGCGCGGACGATGCCGAGCGAGGCGCGCGGGCTGGCGCCGTACTGGATGAGCCGGGCCACGTCCTGCATGCCGTGCGCGGCCGGGTCGCGGGTGGCGAGCACCACACGGACCGCGTAGTCGATCAGCGCGTTGTGCACGAAGACCTGGTCGGCCTTTTGCTGAAGCTTGATCAGGTCGTGCGGCGTGAAGATCGGCATCGGCTCGGGCGCGCTCACGCCCATCCGGTAGACGATCTCGCGCTCCTCCGCGTCCGTCGGGTAGCCGACCACGATCTTCATCAGGAAGCGGTCGCGCTGCGCCTCGGGCAGCGGGTAGACGCCCTCCTGCTCGATCGGGTTCTGCGTGGCCATGACCAGGAACGGGTGCGGGACGCGGTGGCTCTCGCCGCCGATCGACACCTGCTGCTCGGCCATGACCTCCAGCAGCGCGGACTGCACCTTGGCGGGCGCACGGTTGATCTCGTCGGCGAGCAGGAAGTTCACGAACACCGGGCCCAGCTCGACGTCGAACTTCTCACTGGACTGCCGGTAGATCCGGGTGCCGACGATGTCCGCCGGGACCAGGTCGGGGGTGAACTGCACGCGGGAGAACGTGCCGCCGACGACCTTGGCCAGCGTCTCGACCGCGAGCGTCTTGGCCACGCCCGGCACGCCCTCGATCAGGCAGTGGCCGCGGGCGAGCAGCGCCACGAACATCCGCTCGATCATCCGGTCCTGGCCGACGATGACGCGCTTGACCTCGAAGAGCGCCCGCTCGACCTGGGTGGCGTCCTGCGCCGGCGTCGTGCCCGCGGGCGCCGGCGCCGCGTCGGCGGCGGGCTCCGGAGCGCTGGCGGAAACGGGCACCTCGGGCGTGGTCTCTTCGGCCACCGGTCCTCCACAACGTGGGACTACGGGTTTCTCTTTGATCAAAGGCTAGTCCGCGGGACACACCAAGCGTGACACGTCCCGATTCCGGCCGCTTCAGACAACCACACTTGCCTGACACGGAGCTGGGAGTACGCCGGGAGTACGTCGAGTCCCGCGGAGGGTGGGTGGACAGGTGCCACGGTCCCGTGTGTACCATTTCAGCCGTCGCCGGGCGGCTTCCCCCGTGGCCGCCCGGCGACCCATCAGACGCACCGTGCCCCGCCGGGCTTCAGGTGTCGCACCCGACGCGGGGGTCCCATGACAGCGCCCGAGGAACCCATCTGTTCGGCCAAGGGCTGCAAAGCGCCCGCGACCTGGCGGCTGTTGTGGAACAATCCCGCGCTGCACCCGCCGGACCGCCGCAAGACGTGGCTGGCCTGCGACGATCACCGCGAGCACCTGTCCACCTTCCTCGACGCCCGCCGCTTCCTCCGCGACGTCGAGCCGTTCTGACCCGTTCCGGCCAGTGACGCCGGGAACGCGGGGCGCTTCGGGCGCGACGCGCGTGGGCGCGGCGACTACCGTGGATGCCGTGACTGAGACGCCCGCACCCCCGGACAGCGGCGAGGTTCGCATCAACGCGCTGGAGCCCTGGCCGGACACGGTCGAGTGGAAGCCGGTGTCCCCCAGCCTGATCCGGGTCGAGTTGGTGCGCCTGGCGATCTGGCTGGTCATCCTGCTGGCCGCGCTGATCACCGGCTGGCTGCTGGTCGGCCACTGGCTGTTCGGCGCCGGCGTCGGGCTGGTGCTCCTCTTCGGCGCGTGGCGCGCGTTCGTGATCGGCCGGGCGGTGCGCGCCTGGGGCTACGCGGAGCGCGAGCGCGACCTGCTGGTGCGGCACGGGCTGCTGGTGCGCCGGCTGTCCATCGTGCCCTATGCGCGGATGCAGTTCGTGGACGTGACCGCCGGCCCGCTGGAGCGCTCGTTCAACCTGGCCACCGTGCAGCTGCACACGGCCGCCGCGGCCAGCGACGCGAAGGTGCCGGGCCTGCGGCCGGCCGAGGCGTCCCGGCTGCGCGACCGGCTGACCGCGCTGGGCGCCGACCGCGCCGAGGGCCTGTGACATGACGGAGGTCGTCCCGGACCCGCCGCGGCAGCGGCTGCACCCGCTGAGCCCGCTGCTGAACGGCGCCCGCACGCTCGTGGTCATCATCGGCGCGGTCTCGCTGTCGCAGATCAACGAGTTCGGCTGGGAGCGCTTCGCGCTCACGTTCGCCGTGATCGCGGCCGGCATCGTGGTGTTCTCGCTGATCAACTGGTGGAACACCGGTTACCACGTGGTCGGCCGCGAACTGCGCATCCACGAGGGCCTGTTCTGGCGGCGCACGCGCGCGATCCCGCTGGAGCGGCTGCAGACCGTGGAGGTGCGGCGCCCGCTGCTGGCGCAGCTGACCGGCCTGGCCGAGCTGCGGCTGGAGGTGGTCGGCGGCGGCAAGACCGAGGCTCCGCTGGCGTTCCTCACGGTCGCGGACGCGGAGGCGCTGCAGGAGCGCCTGGTGCGCCTCTCCGGGCCACAGGCCCGCGAACAACAGGCCGCCGAGGGTACGGCGCCGGACGGCACGGCCGCGCCCGGCGCGGAGGCCACGGAGTCCACGGAGGCCGCCCCCGCGGCGTACCCCGGAAGGGACTCGGGTTTTCCGCTGCACGCGGTGCGCAACGCGGACCTGGTGCTGAGTCAGGTGCTCACGCCGCAGACGTTCTTCCTGCCGCTGGGCGTGGCGTCGGTGCTCGCGCAGTTCAGCTTCGTGGGCGAGTTCAATCCGGTCGCGATCTTCTCCACGCTCGCGGCGGTCGGCGGCGTCATGCTGGCGCCGGCCCGCCGGGTGCTCAACGACTGGAGCTTCCGCCTCTCCGACGTGCCGCTCAGCGGCGAGGGCCGGGGCCTGCGGATGGCGTACGGGCTGCTGGAGACGCGCAACCAGACCGTGCCGCTGCACCGGCTGCAGGCCGTCACCGTCACCTGGCCGCTGCTCTGGCGGGCCAAGCGCTGGCTGCGCGTGCGCTTCTCGGTGGCCGGCGTCGCGGGTCCGGCCGACGGCAACGAGCAGCAGTCCGACCGGCTGCTCCCGGTCGGCGACCCGGAGACCGGGCGCCGGCTGGTCGCGCTCGCGATGCCGGGCCTGGACCTGTTCACCGTGCGCGTCGCGCCGCCGCCGCCGCGGGTGCGGTGGCTGCACCCGTTCGCCTGGTCGCGGATGGGCGTGGGGCTGAACGCACGCGTGTTCACCGTGACGAAGGGCGTGGTCACGCGCGAGTTGGTGGCGGTGCCGTACACCCGGATTCAGAGCGTGCGCGTGGTGCAGGGACCGCTGCAGCGGCGCCTGCGGCTGGCCACCGTGCACGTCGACACCGCGGGCGGCGGCGGGGCGGAGGCGCCGGACCGCGACATCCACGAGGCGTGGGCGCTGGCCGCCGCGCTCACCGCCCGCGCGCACGCGGCCCAGGCCGCGCCGGCCGCCCAGCCTGCGGCGATGTGATCTTGACATAGCCTGCACGGCGCCTGGGTGCGCTCTGCGCATAGGCTGTGGCCATGGAAGAGCAGCCGGCACCGGTCCTCGCCCCCGGCCTGACCGCCCGCGTCGAGCTGGCGGTCGGCGACTCCGACACCGCGCAGGCGCTCGGCTCCGGCGACGTGCCGGTGCTGGCCACACCGCGGGTGCTGGCGCTGGCCGAGACCGCCACGGTGGCCGCGACCGCCCGGCAGATGCCGAGCGGCATGACCACGGTCGGCGTCCGGGTCGAGCTGGCGCACCTGGCGGCCACGCCGATCGGCCGCACCGTCGCCGCGCAGGCCACGCTCGCCGAGGTCGACGCCCGCCGGCTGGTGTTCGAGGTGCACGTCACGGAGGTCGCCGACGTGCCGTACGAGCAGCGCCGGGTGGTCGCGGAGGGCCGCGTCGAGCGGATGCTGGTCGACCGGCAGCGCTTCCTGTCCAAGGCGTTCGACTGAAAGGGCATCCGTGAGGTTCGTTGAGGTCGCCGACCGCGTCTACGTGCTCCGCTACCCCATCCTGGACGTCAACTCGACGCTGATCGTCGGGGACGGCGAGGCGCTGCTCGTCGACACGCTCGCCACCGGCCGCCAGGCCGCCGACCTGGGCGAGGCCGCGCGTGCCATCACCAGCTTCCCGTGGGCGCTGGTGAACACGCACCACCACTTCGACCACTGCTTCGGCAACGCCGCGCTGGCCGATCCGATCCGCCCGGTCTGGGCGCACGAGGAGGCGAACCGGCTGCTGCTGGAGACCGCGGAGGCGCAGCGCGCCGAGTGGATCGCGCGCTGGTCGGAGAGCGACCCGGTGCACGCGGAGGACCTGGCCCGGGTGGAGGTGCGCGGCGCCAGCGACACGTTCGCCCAGGACATCCCGCTGGACCTCGGCGGCCGGCTGGTCCACCTGCGCCACCTCGGCCACGGCCACACCGCCGGCGACATCGTGGTGCACGTGCCGGACGCGGGCGTGGTCGTCGCCGGCGACCTGGTCGAGGAGTCCGCCGCCCCGTCGTACGGTGACGACTCGTACCCGCTGCACTGGCCGGAGACGGTCGCCGCGCTGCTCCGTCTCGACCCGCTGACCACGATCGTGCCCGGCCACGGCGCGCCGGTCGACCCGGCGTTCGTCAAGGCCCAGCACGAGGACCTGACCACGGTCGAGTGGACGCTCCGCGAGGCCTACGGCGACGGCGCCCCGGTCGAGGACGCGGTCCGCGCGGTCCTGGAGAAGTCCTCCCTCGCGCTCACCGACACGGCCGCGCGCTCGGCCGTCCGCCGCGCCTACGCCGACCTCTCCGGCACCACGTCCTGACTCGGCGTCACTCCGGGAGGGTGATGCAGGCGAGGCGGGGGCCGGCGGTGCCGGCGCGGCCGGGGGCGGTGTCGGTGTGCTGGGCGTGGATGACCAGGGAGCGGGGTGGCGCCTCCTGGTTGAACCGCCACGCCACGCGGGAGTTCACGGAGGCGGTGCCGGCGACGTCGGTGGTGAAGTCGAGCCAGACCTCGTTGCTGGGGTTGGCGTAGGACGGGTCCACCGACGGCGGGGAGGCGGACGCCTTCGGGTCGCGGTGGTGCTGGTAGTGCGGGCCGGCGTCCTCGCCCTTCGGGCCGCAGACGTTCGTGTGCAGGTGGGCGCCGTACGCGCGGGACGGCAGCAGGCCCTCGACGTCGAGCTGCACGGTGGTCTCGACCACGGCGGGTGAGACCGTGACCAGCGCGCTGGCGCCGATCGGCACGAGCGCGGGATCGTAGGTGATCGCGGTCTGGTCCTCGGCCCAGGCCGCGAACGTGCCGCCCTCCGCGTACGCGCGGAGCACGGACGCGGTCGACGGGGTCGACGGCAGCGCGGTGTCCCGGTCGTCCGTCCCGCATCCGGTGGCCGCGGTGACCAGCCCCGCCAGCCCGAACCCGATCATGAGTGCCCGTCGCATCCGCCCACTCCTAACCGAAAAATCCGACAAATCATGGTATTGCGCTGCCCATTGTTCCAGGGTTCCACTCGCCGATGGTGCGGAAGGCCTGGGAGGATCGGGAGAAATCTGTCGGGGAGGGCACGGGAATGGCGTACGCGGTGGTGCTCGGCGAGGCACTGATCGACCTGCTGGAGACCGAGCACGAGGGCCGGCCGGTCTACCGCCAGGTGATCGGCGGCGCACCGCTCAACGTGGCCACCGGCATCGCCCGGCTGGCCGGCCCGGGACACGCCGAGTTCGGCGGCGCGCTCGGCGACGACGTGCTGGCCGGCCGCATCGAGGCGTTCCTCTCCGACGCCGGCGTCGGCACCCGCGCGGTGGCCCGCGTCGCGGCGCCGACCGCGCTCGCGGTGGCCACGTTCGACGGTGCCGAGCCGGACTTCCGCTTCTACGGCGAGCCGCCGTCGTACGCGCTCTACGACGACGTGCCGCGCGACCTCGTGGACCGCGCGGCCGTGCTCTACTGCGGCTCGATCAGCCTGCTGCGCGCGCCGTTCGTGGACGCGGCGCGCGCGGCGTGGGCGGCCGGCGGCCCGCTGCGGCTGTTCGACCCGAACGTGCGCCCGCGGCTGCTGCCGGACGAGGCCGCCTGGGAGCGGCAGCGCGCGCTGGTCACCGAGTTCGCCGCCCGCGCCGACCTGGTCAAGCTCAGCTCGGTGGACGCGGAGGGCCTCTACGGCGAGGGCCCGGCCGAGGTCGCGCGCCGGCTGCACGCGCTGGGCACGCCGGTCGTGGTGGTCACCGCGGGCGCGCGCGGCGCGCTGGTGTCCACCGGGGACGAGCAGTCGTTCGTGCCCGCGCCGGTGGTCGAGGCGGTGGACGCCACCGGCGCCGGCGACTCCGTGATGGCCGCGCTGGCGTACCGGCTGATGATCGAGGGTCGTCCGGCCGGCCACGCCGGGTGGCGCAACTACGCCGAGTTCGCGCTCTCCGTGGCCGCGCTCGTCTGCGAGCGGGTCGGCGGCGCGGTCGCGATGCCGACGCTGGACGACCTGTCCCGGCGCTGGGCCGAATAAAGATCATTGAACAATGCTCACCTGGGGATATGTTCGAGCGCACCGATTCGTGGTTTCGGGGACACGATAGTTGCGTTAAAGCAAAGTTTCCCATTCGGCGCGACGGTCCACACGGGGCTAGATTGACCGTGCCACAAGAATTTCTCACCTAATCGCACATCCCGCATTCGCGCGCCATCGGCCCGCGAAACGGTCCCGCACGCCCGAAAACGGTTCTCCCCCGGCTCCCGACCGGCACCCCACGGCCGCGCAGACCACGACGCCCATCGTGCGGCCGGGCGTGACCGCACCCCCGAATCCCCCAGTGTCCCGGAGACCTCCATGCCGTATGCCACGGCCCGGCAGGACCCGCCCGGTGTGCGACCGGCCGCCCTGTCCCCACTCGAGCACGATGCCCGGATCACCGCCACCCGTACCCAGAAGATCGTGCTGGGCATGCTCGGCGCGCTGCTCGCCCTCGCCGTCGCCGCCGCCGCCTTCGGATGGACCGGCGGCCTGCTCGCGCTGCTCGCGCTGATCACCGCGCTGTACCTGGCCGATCTGGCCTTCTGCGCATGGCTGGTGACCGGCACGATGTGGCGCGACCGCGCGCACCGACCACCCGTACCCCTGCTGGAACTGCCGCGCTGGCCCACGTTCACCGTGCTGTGCCCGATGTACCGGGAGACCGCGGTGCTGCCACAACTGATCGACGCGATGGAGGCGCTCGATTATCCGAAGGAGTCGTTGCAGGTGCTGCTGCTGCTGGAGGAGGACGACACGGAGTCGGTCACGGCCATCCGCGGCATGCGGCTGCCGTCCACGTTCGAGGTCGTGGTGGTGCCGGAGTCGCGGCCGAAGACGAAGCCGAAGGCATGCAACCACGGCCTGCTGCTGGCCCGGGGCGAATACGTGGTCATCTTCGACGCCGAGGACGTCCCCGAGCCGGACCAGCTCAAGAAGGCCGCGGTCGCGTTCGCCACCTCGCCGGCGAAGGTGGCCTGCCTCCAGGCGCCGCTGAACTTCTACAACCCGCGGCAGAACGTGCTGACCCGGCTGTTCACCGCCGAGTACAGCCTCTGGTTCGACCTGATGCTGCGCGGTCTGCAACGGATGGACGGGCCGATCCCGCTCGGCGGCACGTCGAACCACTTCCGCACGGAGGTGCTGCGCGGTCTGGGCGGCTGGGACCCGTACAACGTGACCGAGGACGCGGACCTCGGCATCCGGCTCTACCGACAGGGGTTTCGGACCGGGATGCTGGACAGCACGACGTACGAGGAGGCGAACCCGGAAATCCGCAACTGGATCCGGCAGCGCTCCCGATGGATCAAGGGTTACCTCCAGACGCTGCTGGTGCACACCCGCGGCGGCTGGGTCTCCGACCGGCACTTCCCGACGTTCCTGCTGGTCGTCGGCGGCAAGGCGATCGTGAATTACATCAACCCGCTGATGTGGGCGCTGACGATCACTTATTTCGTATTCCGCGGCACGATCGGCGACGAGATCGAGGCGCTTTTCCCGGCCCCGGTCTTCTACGCCGCCGTGGTCACGCTGCTATTCGGAAATCTCTTGTTCGTCTATACATTCCTCCTCGGCAGCGCGCGCCGGGGAAATCACGACCTCATCAAGTACGGCCTGCTCGCCCCGTTCTACTGGCTGCTCATGTCGGTGGCCGCGCTCAAGGCGCTCGGCCAGCTCGTGTTCAAGCCGCATTACTGGGAGAAGACCGAACACGGCCTTCACCTCGGCAAGGGCGGTGCGGCATGACCACTACCGTGGAGGCGACGGCGGCACCGTTCCGCTACCGCCCGCCCGCGCGGCTGACCTCACTGTCCGTGGTGATGCCCGCCCACAACGAGGGCGAGAACATCGAGGCCGCGATCCTGGAGGCGCTGGAGGCCGCGACCTCCGTGTCGGACCGCTACGAGGTCGTGGTGGTCGACGACGGCAGCACGGACGACACCGCCGCGGTCGTGGAGCGCCTGATCGCCACGTACGGCGAGTCGGTCCGGCTGATCCGCAACGAGGTCAACCTCGGGTACGGACCGACCGTGCGCAGGGCGCTGGAGAGCGCGCGGATGGACTGGATCCTGTTCACCGACAGTGACTGCCAGTTCGACCTGAGCGAGGTGGCGCTGCTGGTGCCGCTGACCGACGACGCCGACATCGTCAGCGGCATCCGCCGGAACCGGCAGGACACGTTCCGCCGGCGGCTGAACGCACACATCTTCAACGCGGCCGGCCGCGCCTTCTTCGGCACCGGCGTCCGCGACGTGGACTGCGCGTTCAAGCTGATCCGCCGCTCCGCGTTGCGCGGGCTGGAGCTGA
It encodes:
- a CDS encoding thioesterase family protein; translated protein: MEEQPAPVLAPGLTARVELAVGDSDTAQALGSGDVPVLATPRVLALAETATVAATARQMPSGMTTVGVRVELAHLAATPIGRTVAAQATLAEVDARRLVFEVHVTEVADVPYEQRRVVAEGRVERMLVDRQRFLSKAFD
- a CDS encoding MBL fold metallo-hydrolase encodes the protein MRFVEVADRVYVLRYPILDVNSTLIVGDGEALLVDTLATGRQAADLGEAARAITSFPWALVNTHHHFDHCFGNAALADPIRPVWAHEEANRLLLETAEAQRAEWIARWSESDPVHAEDLARVEVRGASDTFAQDIPLDLGGRLVHLRHLGHGHTAGDIVVHVPDAGVVVAGDLVEESAAPSYGDDSYPLHWPETVAALLRLDPLTTIVPGHGAPVDPAFVKAQHEDLTTVEWTLREAYGDGAPVEDAVRAVLEKSSLALTDTAARSAVRRAYADLSGTTS
- a CDS encoding superoxide dismutase family protein gives rise to the protein MRRALMIGFGLAGLVTAATGCGTDDRDTALPSTPSTASVLRAYAEGGTFAAWAEDQTAITYDPALVPIGASALVTVSPAVVETTVQLDVEGLLPSRAYGAHLHTNVCGPKGEDAGPHYQHHRDPKASASPPSVDPSYANPSNEVWLDFTTDVAGTASVNSRVAWRFNQEAPPRSLVIHAQHTDTAPGRAGTAGPRLACITLPE
- a CDS encoding carbohydrate kinase family protein — its product is MAYAVVLGEALIDLLETEHEGRPVYRQVIGGAPLNVATGIARLAGPGHAEFGGALGDDVLAGRIEAFLSDAGVGTRAVARVAAPTALAVATFDGAEPDFRFYGEPPSYALYDDVPRDLVDRAAVLYCGSISLLRAPFVDAARAAWAAGGPLRLFDPNVRPRLLPDEAAWERQRALVTEFAARADLVKLSSVDAEGLYGEGPAEVARRLHALGTPVVVVTAGARGALVSTGDEQSFVPAPVVEAVDATGAGDSVMAALAYRLMIEGRPAGHAGWRNYAEFALSVAALVCERVGGAVAMPTLDDLSRRWAE
- a CDS encoding glycosyltransferase family 2 protein, yielding MPYATARQDPPGVRPAALSPLEHDARITATRTQKIVLGMLGALLALAVAAAAFGWTGGLLALLALITALYLADLAFCAWLVTGTMWRDRAHRPPVPLLELPRWPTFTVLCPMYRETAVLPQLIDAMEALDYPKESLQVLLLLEEDDTESVTAIRGMRLPSTFEVVVVPESRPKTKPKACNHGLLLARGEYVVIFDAEDVPEPDQLKKAAVAFATSPAKVACLQAPLNFYNPRQNVLTRLFTAEYSLWFDLMLRGLQRMDGPIPLGGTSNHFRTEVLRGLGGWDPYNVTEDADLGIRLYRQGFRTGMLDSTTYEEANPEIRNWIRQRSRWIKGYLQTLLVHTRGGWVSDRHFPTFLLVVGGKAIVNYINPLMWALTITYFVFRGTIGDEIEALFPAPVFYAAVVTLLFGNLLFVYTFLLGSARRGNHDLIKYGLLAPFYWLLMSVAALKALGQLVFKPHYWEKTEHGLHLGKGGAA